A region of Vigna radiata var. radiata cultivar VC1973A chromosome 6, Vradiata_ver6, whole genome shotgun sequence DNA encodes the following proteins:
- the LOC106764242 gene encoding uncharacterized protein LOC106764242, with amino-acid sequence MGDKYSPGRKHSGIWNSLRDGDFDEEEIWDVIKNRSDYGSSGVRKFKEKDQSSAIPVPGRPSAARMVPRSSNSSNSNSSSGNSSNEAKVLQQSAPVKIPDWSKIYTSNPPKNSTSRFDADYDGEDDGAVNYGGDSDEDGEENDEPDSKLPPHEFIARRLARSQISSFSVLEGAGRTLKGRDLSKVRNAVLSKTGFLESL; translated from the coding sequence ATGGGAGATAAATATAGTCCAGGCAGGAAGCACAGTGGGATATGGAATTCGTTGAGAGATGGAGATTTCGATGAAGAAGAAATTTGGGATGTTATCAAGAACAGAAGTGATTATGGTTCTTCTGGGGTTCGCAAGTTCAAAGAGAAGGATCAGTCCTCTGCTATTCCTGTTCCTGGTAGGCCTAGTGCAGCCAGAATGGTGCCAAGATCTAGCAATAGCAGTAACAGTAACAGTAGCAGTGGTAATTCCTCCAATGAAGCCAAGGTTCTTCAGCAATCAGCACCTGTCAAAATTCCTGACTGGTCAAAAATTTATACGAGTAACCCCCCCAAGAATAGTACTTCAAGGTTTGATGCTGATTATGATGGTGAAGATGATGGTGCTGTTAACTATGGTGGGGATAGTGACGAGGATGGAGAGGAAAATGATGAGCCTGATTCAAAGCTTCCTCCACATGAGTTTATTGCCAGAAGGCTTGCAAGGAGTCAGATATCCTCATTTTCTGTTCTAGAAGGTGCTGGGAGAACCCTCAAAGGTAGGGATCTTAGCAAAGTGAGGAATGCTGTTCTCTCAAAAACTGGTTTCCTTGAATCACTATAA